The proteins below are encoded in one region of Gopherus flavomarginatus isolate rGopFla2 chromosome 12, rGopFla2.mat.asm, whole genome shotgun sequence:
- the LOC127032333 gene encoding C-type lectin domain family 2 member D-like, whose protein sequence is MEERLNGNENAEGGGENSVQQQQQLMEPLNCNGHLDRGDEPGYSCNCRFKKRAFVAGIILVLIIIIIVLAVKPPLARSDPPATARCCPDGWVGYGRKCYYFSEAEGDWNNSQSNCSSFSASLAEIDTPQEMAFIKRHKDLSEHWIGLRREPGQVWKWTNGTEFNHWFKVRAQGECAYLNDEAVTSSWCDTVRYWICSKPAGLTLREEKGAQGQAEMSELS, encoded by the exons ATGGAAGAGCGTCTTAATGGCAATGAAAAcgcagagggaggaggagaaaattctgttcagcagcaacagcagctgatGGAGCCTCTTAATTGTAATGGACACCTGGACAGAGGAGATGAACCAG GTTATTCATGTAACTGCAGGTTCAAGAAACGTGCTTTTGTAGCTGGAATCATCTTAGTTTTGATCATTATCATCATTGTTCTGGCTG TTAAGCCACCTTTGGCTCGTTCTGATCCTCCGGCCACTGCCCGCTGCTGCCCGGACGGCTGGGTCGGGTACGGAAGGAAATGCTACTACTTCTCCGAGGCTGAAGGGGACTGGAACAACAGCCAGAGCAACTGCTCCTCCTTCAGTGCCTCCCTGGCTGAGATCGACACCCCTCAGGAAATG GCTTTCATTAAGCGCCATAAAGACCTCTCTGAGCACTGGATCGGCCTCCGGAGGGAACCGGGCCAGGTCTGGAAATGGACCAACGGCACCGAATTCAATCACTG GTTCAAAGTCAGAGCACAGGGTGAGTGCGCGTATCTGAACGATGAAGCCGTTACCTCTTCTTGGTGCGACACGGTGCGATACTGGATCTGCAGCAAGCCTGCCGGACTTACGCTGAGAGAGGAGAAAGGAGCGCAGGGGCAAGCGGAGATGTCAGAGCTCAGCTGA